Proteins encoded in a region of the Zea mays cultivar B73 chromosome 2, Zm-B73-REFERENCE-NAM-5.0, whole genome shotgun sequence genome:
- the LOC103647370 gene encoding probable protein phosphatase 2C 68 — MSMAQVCCDSAVTAAPVAGPEAEARARARAERRRRAAEAGRWKHAAAAGTAAADATRKRSLEAGELLVARKHGAASVAGRRREMEDAVSVRESFAAEGDADGGGRRDFYGVFDGHGCSHVAEACRDRMHDLLAEELAAADGSGSAATWTAAMERSFARMDAEAMSAGGSAACRCDPHKCDHVGSTAVVAVVEERRVVVANCGDSRALLCRGGGAPPLPLSSDHKPDRPDELERIEAAGGRVIFWEGARVLGVLAMSRAIGDGYLKPYVSSVPEVTVTDRADADECLILASDGLWDVVSNEAACEVARACLRRGRARWCAEAAALLTKLALARRSSDNVSVVVVDLRRRDH; from the coding sequence ATGTCGATGGCGCAGGTGTGCTGCGACTCGGCCGTAACGGCGGCACCGGTGGCCGGGCCGGAGGCGGAGGCGAGGGCCAGGGCGCGCGCCGAGAGGCGCCGCCGGGCCGCGGAGGCCGGGAGGTGGAAGCACGCGGCGGCTGCTGGCACGGCAGCCGCAGATGCCACGAGGAAGCGGAGCCTCGAGGCCGGGGAGCTGCTCGTGGCGCGGAAGCACGGGGCCGCGTCGGTGGCCGGCCGCCGGAGGGAGATGGAGGACGCCGTGTCCGTGCGCGAGTCCTTCGCCGCGGAGGGCGACGCCGACGGCGGCGGGAGGCGCGACTTCTACGGGGTGTTCGACGGCCACGGCTGCTCGCACGTGGCCGAGGCGTGCCGGGACCGGATGCACGACCTGCTCGCCGAGGAGCTCGCCGCTGCCGACGGTTCCGGCTCCGCGGCGACCTGGACCGCCGCGATGGAACGCAGCTTCGCGCGGATGGACGCCGAGGCGATGTCGGCCGGCGGGAGCGCCGCCTGCCGCTGCGACCCGCACAAGTGCGACCACGTGGGCTCCACCGCCGTGGTGGCCGTCGTGGAGGAGCGCCGCGTCGTGGTGGCCAACTGCGGCGACAGCCGCGCGCTGCTGTGCCGCGGGGGCggcgcgccgccgctgccgctgtcGTCGGACCACAAGCCCGACCGCCCCGACGAGCTGGAGCGGATCGAGGCCGCGGGCGGCCGCGTCATCTTCTGGGAGGGCGCGCGCGTGCTgggcgtcctcgccatgtcccgcGCCATCGGGGACGGCTACCTCAAGCCGTACGTCTCGTCCGTGCCCGAGGTCACGGTCACCGACCGCGCCGACGCCGACGAGTGCCTCATCCTCGCCAGCGACGGCCTCTGGGACGTGGTTAGCAACGAGGCCGCGTGCGAGGTGGCGCGCgcctgcctccgccgggggcgggCCAGGTGGTGCGCCGAGGCCGCCGCGCTGCTCACCAAGCTGGCCCTCGCCAGGCGCAGCTCCGACAACGTCTCGGTGGTCGTCGTCGATCTCCGGAGGAGGGATCACTAG